A window of the Henckelia pumila isolate YLH828 chromosome 3, ASM3356847v2, whole genome shotgun sequence genome harbors these coding sequences:
- the LOC140889464 gene encoding uncharacterized protein, translating to MASRKGNNTNANANAANNNHNDCGPDSENNQNNQFLAGLTALLQEQSRAQGAQIQQLLQAQTANAGNNHPAANQNHIYKRFLELGPPEFKGETDPLIAEQWFQAMETAFEFMQITDADRLRCATYMFRDDARVWWNGAKAALNLTTLTWNGFKDVFYGKYFTVSTQNRLAREFLEIRQGNMSIAEYVKKFERGRYFVLMISGDPTEELKHFTEGLNAFIRKDVRLSGAKNYKEAVDQAMLSEKDRNDIIKESQAKRSNYQGRDQQGNSNKKRPYQAPPQHRPYQQQQPRPQGQKQLALPAPKPANAPKACQKCGKLHSGQCMMGTGVCYLCKQPGHFAKECPQQRGPAKGRVFAMTHEQVDTNSAIVTGFSISLPSGEELSSDLIIKGCSIQMQGHELYADLIILKMSDFDVIFGMDWLSCYEATIDCKRRTVSLKTKDGETFLFHATPKNNSSLLISVGKAWQLLNKGCEGFLASVTCDQELARPKLEDVEVVRDFPEVFPDDIAGLPPARELQGTVVFSRIDLRSGYHQLKVKDEDIHKTAFRTRYGHYEFLVMPFGVTNAPEVFMDLMNRVFQPFLDQFVTCEKSFLVLKKKLMTAPVLAIPEGTGRFVIYTDASKSGLGAVLMQDGKVIAYASRQLKIHEKNYPTHDLELAAVVFALKLWRHYLYDYDCSISYNPGKANVVADALSRKSATLNKMTTQQELIADFERLRLEVVEPMEVCALSALTMVPSLLDKIRTGQASDQQLLTWKLKDEAKGGALYTVKDGIVHHKGRKWVPAVDLLREDVMTEAHTIPYSIHPGSTKMFKDLQMLY from the exons ATGGCATCACGTAAGGGAAATAACACCAACGCCAACGCCAATGCCGCTAACAACAACCATAATGATTGCGGGCCAGATAGTgagaacaatcaaaacaaccAGTTTTTGGCGGGATTAACTGCTCTGCTTCAAGAGCAAAGCCGTGCTCAGGGAGCTCAAATCCAACAGTTGCTTCAAGCCCAGACAGCTAATGCCGGAAATAACCATCCTGCGGCTAATCAAAACCATATCTACAAAAGGTTCTTAGAGTTGGGACCACCTGAGTTCAAAGGAGAGACTGATCCTTTGATTGCGGAACAATGGTTCCAAGCTATGGAGACTGCTTTTGAATTCATGCAGATCACGGATGCGGATAGATTGAGATGTGCTACCTATATGTTCCGTGATGACGCTCGTGTTTGGTGGAATGGAGCCAAAGCAGCGTTGAACCTAACCACCCTtacttggaatggattcaaggATGTGTTCTACGGCAAATATTTCACGGTGAGCACCCAAAACAGGTTGGCTAGAGAGTTTTTGGAGATCCGTCAAGGAAACATGTCAATTGCGGAGTATGTAAAGAAGTTTGAAAGGGGAAGATACTTTGTACTGATGATTTCTGGTGATCCTACTGAAGAGTTGAAACACTTTACAGAAGGGTTGAATGCCTTCATCAGAAAGGATGTTAGACTAAGTGGAGCGAAAAATTACAAAGAAGCGGTAGATCAGGCCATGCTGTCCGAAAAGGACAGAAACGATATTATCAAAGAGTCACAGGCAAAGAGATCTAACTATCAGGGTCGAGAccaacaaggaaattctaacaaAAAGAGGCCGTACCAAGCCCCTCCTCAACACCGACCGTACCAACAACAACAGCCTCGACCTCAAGGGCAGAAACAGTTGGCCCTGCCAGCACCAAAACCGGCAAATGCACCAAAAGCTTGTCAAAAATGTGGAAAACTTCATTCAGGCCAATGTATGATGGGAACTGGTGTATGTTACTTGTGCAAACAACCAGGACATTTTGCAAAGGAATGTCCCCAACAAAGAGGACCGGCCAAAGGCCGAGTGTTTGCCATGACTCATGAGCAAGTGGACACAAACTCAGCCATCGTCACAG GATTTAGTATATCTTTGCCTTCAGGGGAAGAATTGAGTAGTGATTTGATTATCAAAGGATGCAGTATACAGATGCAAGGTCATGAGTTGTATGCTGATCTTATTATCCTCAAAATGTCGGACTTTGACGTGATATttggtatggattggttgtcttgTTACGAGGCTACCATAGACTGTAAACGGAGGACggtttccttgaaaactaaGGATGGAGAAACGTTTCTATTCCATGCCACACCGAAAAATAATTCATCTCTTTTAATTTCAGTAGGTAAGGCATGGCAACTGTTGAATAAAGGATGTGAAGGTTTCCTCGCAAGTGTCACTTGCGACCAAGAATTAGCTCGACCGAAACTTGAAGACGTCGAGGTAGTGAGAGATTTCCCAGAAgtatttcctgatgatattgcaggattacctccagctaGGGAG ttacaagggACAGTAGTATTCTCCAGGATCGATTTgagatcaggttatcaccaattgaaggtgaaagatgaagatattcATAAGACGGCTTTcaggactcgttatggccactacgagttttTAGTCATGCCATTTGGAGTTACCAATGCACCGGAAgtattcatggatcttatgaacagaGTGTTTCAGCCTTtcttagatcagtttgtcaca TGTGAGAAAAGCTTTTTAGTGttaaagaaaaagttgatgacAGCACCAGTACTAGCCATACCAGAAGGAACAGGTCGATTCGTAATTTATACAGATGCTTCCAAGAGTGGATTAGGGGCTGTCTTGATGCAAGATGGAAAGGTGATAGCATATGCTtcacgacagttgaagattcatgaaaagAATTACCCTACCCATGACCTTGAATTGGCAGCAGTTGTCTTCGCACTCAAACTGTGGagacattacctttatg attatgactgtagTATTAGCTAcaatccgggtaaagctaatgtagtagcagatgctttgagtcgtaaatCTGCAACCTTGAACAAAATGACAACTCAACAAGAGTTGATTGCAGATTTTGAACGACTCAGATTGGAAGTAGTTGAGCCGATGGAAGTTTGTGCCCTATCAGCCTTAACAATGGTTCCAAGTTTGCTCGACAAGATTCGAACAGGTCAGGCTTCAGACCAGCAATTATTAACTTGGAAACTTAAAGATGAAGCTAAAGGGGGTGCATTGTATACAGTGAAGGATGGGATCGTGCATCACAAAGGGCGAAAGTGGGTACCAGCAGTAGATTTACTGAGGGAAGATGTGATGACTGAGGCTCACACTATACCATATTctattcatccagggagtacAAAGATGTTCAAGGATTTACAGATGCTATACTAg